The stretch of DNA CGTTCTAAAGAAATTATTCAAAAAGCTAATCAAGAAAATATCTCTACAGAGTTATTTATATCAGAACAACAATTTTTAAGTATTAAAGCAAGGTATGGAGTTCCGATTGAAGGTGATATTTTACTTACTTCAGTAGGGACATTAGGCATCCCTTATTTGGTGGATGCTTCAGATAAATTTTATTTTAAAGATGGAAATTTAACATGGTTTTCTAATTTTGATAAAAAGTTAAATAATAAATTTTTGTATTATTGGTTTACCTCTAATGTAGGAAAATCTGAAATTGATAGAATTACGATTGGTTCCACTCAAAAGGCTTTAACAATGGTTAATCTTAAAAAAATTATGATTTCTATTCCACCATTAAATATACAAAATACTATTGTTCATACTTTAGAAAGTATCAGTAGAAAATTAACGAATAATTTATCAATTATTCGAAATTTAGAAGAGGTTTCACAAACCATCTTCAAACGCTGGTTTATTGATTTTGAGTATCCGAATGAGGAAGGGCAACCCTATAAATCAAGTGGTGCCAAGATGGTGGATAGTGAGCTAGGGGAGATACCAGAGGGATGGCAGCTTGGAACTATAGGTGACATAGGTTCTATAATAGGTGGGGGAACTCCGTCTAAAAAGGAAGAGTCTTATTATACAGAGAATGGTATTAGCTGGATTACACCAAAAGATTTATCAAATAATAAATCGAAATTTATTTATCGTGGAGCTATTGATATTACAGAATTAGGCTTGGCTAAAGGTAGTGCTAAATTAATGCCAGAAGGTTCTGTGTTATTTAGCTCTAGAGCACCTATTGGTTATATTGCTTTTGCGGGTAAAGAAGTTACAACGAATCAAGGCTTTAAATCCGTTGTATGTGATAAAGGATATTCTAATTATTTTATATATTTTGTTTTACATCAGATGTTACCAACAATTGAAGCCAACGCTGGGGGTTCAACATTCAAGGAAATTTCTGGTCAAGGTTTAAAGTCAATTGCAATAGTTCTTCCACCAGTTAATTTAGTTCGAGAATATACTAATGTTGTAAAGGCTTTTTTTGAACAGATTAAAAGTACAGAATTTGAGAATTTTAATTTAATAAATATTCGAAATTCTCTACTTCCAAAACTCCTCTCAGGAGAGATTGAAATACCAGACGAAAGTGTGGTGGTTTAGATGTTTAAGTATCTAGAGTCGGATTTAGAGGAAGCCACTTTAGAATGGCTAGCTGAGTTGGATTATTCCATCTTAGCTGGTCCAGATATTGCTCATGATGGTGAGTATCCGGAACGGGACAGTTATCAAGATGTAGTGCTATATGAACGATTAACGGAATCACTTCGACGGATTAATCCGAATGTCCCGATGAATGCTATTGAGTTGGCAGTTCAGAGAATTGCAGCGAACGATTCACCGAGTTTGGTTGTGAACAATGAAAAATTTCATCGTATGGTGACAGAAGGATTAGATATTGAATTGCAAGGCACAGATGGTTACAATCCAACGGAAAAAGTATGGTTGTTTGATTTTATACGTCCTGAAAATAATGATTTTTTGGCAGTGAATCAGTTCACAATTATTGAAGGAAATCAAAATAAACGTCCTGATGTGCTTGTTTTCGTAAATGGTTTACCTTTAGTAGCGATTGAGTTAAAGAATGCAACAAATGAATCAACAGGCATTTCAGAGGGCTATAATCAGCTTCAAACCTATAAGCAAGCCATTCCTTCTTTATTCCGTTACAATGCTTTTTTAGTATCGAGTGATGGGGTAAACGCTCGTGTCGGTTCTTTAACGGCAAATGAAGAACGTTTTATGAAATGGCGGACAATTAATGGACTTGAACTTGCTCCAACATCTCTTTCACAATTAGAGGTTTTGTTAAAAGGAATGCTCGAACCAAGTCGGTTTATGGATATCTTACGCAACTTCATTTTGTTCCAAACAGATGGAGAGAATACATACAAAATTTTAGCTGCTTATCATCAATTCCATGCTGTGAATAAAGCGGTAGACAAAGCGAAAGTAGCAGTACAAGGAGACCATAAAATTGGGGTTGTGTGGCATACACAGGGCTCTGGAAAGAGTTTATCGATGGTGTTCTATGCTGGAAAGCTTATCCAAGCTATGAACAATCCAACGATTGTGGTGTTGACTGACCGTAATGATTTAGATGACCAACTGTTTAATACGTTCTCGATTTCGAATGGGATTTTACGTCAAACACCGAACCAAGCAAATAGTCGTGATGAACTTCGAAAATTACTGTCGGTCGAATCGGGAGGTATTATTTTTACTACGCTACAAAAGTTTTCCCCTGATGAAGATACAGGCATCATGCCTTGTTTAACGGACCGTTCGAACGTCATTGTCATGGCGGATGAAGCCCACCGTTCCCAATATGGATTCGGGGCAACTATTCGTGGGAACGACGCGGAAACGAAGTATGGATTTGCGAAATATGTTCGTGATGCTCTTCCGAATGCTTCGTTTGTGGGCTTCACTGGAACACCTGTGGAGGCAACAGATAAAAATACACCTGCTGTTTTCGGTGAATACATTGATATTTATGATATGACGCAAGCTGTTGAAGATGGTTCAACAGTGAAAATCTTTTATGAGAGTCGTATTATTCCACTGGATTTACCGAGTGACCTTCGATTAGATGATGAGTATGAAGAAATCACTGAAGACCAAGAGCAATCCGTAAAAGAACGTTTGAAGTCGAAATGGTCAAGACTTGAAGCATTAGCTGGAGCTGAATCAAGAGTAAAACGTTTAGCTGAGGATATTGTAAAACATTATGAAGAACGACAACAAGCGATGTTCGGGAAGTCGATGGTGGTCGTGATGTCTCGTCGCATTGCGATTGATTTGTATAAAGAGATTGTGGCATTGCGTCCAGAGTGGCATTCCGATGACGATGACAAAGGCGTGATTAAAATTGTCATGACAGGAGCTTCAAGTGACCCTGTAGAATGGCAACCGTTCATTGGGAATAAAAAGAGGCGTGAGTATTTAGCAAGACGTATGAAAGATATTGAAGACCCGTTACAAATCGTCATTGTGCGTGATATGTGGCTGACAGGATTTGATGTTCCAGCAATGAACACTATGTATATCGACAAGCCAATGAAAGGACATAATTTAATGCAAGCCATTGCTCGTGTAAATCGTGTGTTCAAGGACAAGCCTGGTGGATTAATTGTTGATTATATTGGTATAGCAGAAAGCTTGAAAGAAGCGTTGCATCAATACACGGAAAGTGACAAAAATACTGCCGGTGTGGATACATCTGTTGCGGTGAATATCTTGCTAGAGAAGCATGAAGTGCTTATTGAAATGTTGTATGAACATGATTATAGTGGCTATTTATCTGATAAGGCAACGGTCCGAATGAATGCCATTATTTCAACGATGGACTTTGTTCTCGGTCTGGGTGAAGAAGAAAAGAAACGTTTTTTAACGACGGTAACAGAACTTTCTAAAGCGTTTGCTTTATGTGCCACTACACCAGAAGCACAGGAACTAAATGCAGTAATTGGATTCTTTAAGGCTGTAAAAGCAAGTCTAGTAAAGAGCATTGGCGACGGTAGCAAGAAGAAAACGAACGCTCAAATGGAAGCAAGAATTAATCAGTTGATTTCGAGGTCGGTCATTTCAGAAGAAGTAGTGGATATTTACGAATCACTTGGCTTAGAGAATCCGGATATTTCAATTTTATCAGATAAGTTCTTAGAAGATGTGAAGGCAATGCCTCATAAGA from Cytobacillus dafuensis encodes:
- a CDS encoding restriction endonuclease subunit S; protein product: MSFEVYELGDLCDIRSSKRIYMKDYVEDGIPFYRSKEIIQKANQENISTELFISEQQFLSIKARYGVPIEGDILLTSVGTLGIPYLVDASDKFYFKDGNLTWFSNFDKKLNNKFLYYWFTSNVGKSEIDRITIGSTQKALTMVNLKKIMISIPPLNIQNTIVHTLESISRKLTNNLSIIRNLEEVSQTIFKRWFIDFEYPNEEGQPYKSSGAKMVDSELGEIPEGWQLGTIGDIGSIIGGGTPSKKEESYYTENGISWITPKDLSNNKSKFIYRGAIDITELGLAKGSAKLMPEGSVLFSSRAPIGYIAFAGKEVTTNQGFKSVVCDKGYSNYFIYFVLHQMLPTIEANAGGSTFKEISGQGLKSIAIVLPPVNLVREYTNVVKAFFEQIKSTEFENFNLINIRNSLLPKLLSGEIEIPDESVVV
- a CDS encoding type I restriction endonuclease subunit R, with amino-acid sequence MFKYLESDLEEATLEWLAELDYSILAGPDIAHDGEYPERDSYQDVVLYERLTESLRRINPNVPMNAIELAVQRIAANDSPSLVVNNEKFHRMVTEGLDIELQGTDGYNPTEKVWLFDFIRPENNDFLAVNQFTIIEGNQNKRPDVLVFVNGLPLVAIELKNATNESTGISEGYNQLQTYKQAIPSLFRYNAFLVSSDGVNARVGSLTANEERFMKWRTINGLELAPTSLSQLEVLLKGMLEPSRFMDILRNFILFQTDGENTYKILAAYHQFHAVNKAVDKAKVAVQGDHKIGVVWHTQGSGKSLSMVFYAGKLIQAMNNPTIVVLTDRNDLDDQLFNTFSISNGILRQTPNQANSRDELRKLLSVESGGIIFTTLQKFSPDEDTGIMPCLTDRSNVIVMADEAHRSQYGFGATIRGNDAETKYGFAKYVRDALPNASFVGFTGTPVEATDKNTPAVFGEYIDIYDMTQAVEDGSTVKIFYESRIIPLDLPSDLRLDDEYEEITEDQEQSVKERLKSKWSRLEALAGAESRVKRLAEDIVKHYEERQQAMFGKSMVVVMSRRIAIDLYKEIVALRPEWHSDDDDKGVIKIVMTGASSDPVEWQPFIGNKKRREYLARRMKDIEDPLQIVIVRDMWLTGFDVPAMNTMYIDKPMKGHNLMQAIARVNRVFKDKPGGLIVDYIGIAESLKEALHQYTESDKNTAGVDTSVAVNILLEKHEVLIEMLYEHDYSGYLSDKATVRMNAIISTMDFVLGLGEEEKKRFLTTVTELSKAFALCATTPEAQELNAVIGFFKAVKASLVKSIGDGSKKKTNAQMEARINQLISRSVISEEVVDIYESLGLENPDISILSDKFLEDVKAMPHKNLAVELLNRLLNGKVKSVQRTNLIQARKFSEMLEGALNKYNKRAIETSRVIEELIALAKEMDGAYKRGEQTGLVKEEIAFYDALASHETAEQVLGDDTLKLIAHELSKSIKVNMSIDWNLRESARAKMRVTVKRLLKKYGYPPDLQKEAVETVVKQAELMAQMEFELNI